A portion of the Syntrophobacterales bacterium genome contains these proteins:
- a CDS encoding CsgG/HfaB family protein — protein sequence YGFAQERPRIGVLRFTNHTRAGWWTGSVGQELQDMLAAELAATKSFQVLERREIDAVLGEQDLGASGRIDTRTRAKIGAIKGAKYLVAATVTSYEEDVSGTGGGFGAFGVRIGGETRKAYIAIDLKVINTTTSEIVDARSVEASSSSSAVGLSGYHHGFSGSLSSQNKTPTGKAIRGCIIEAAEYLQCSLTMPRDDSCWQEYAAKDSRRKERTKGSIDLE from the coding sequence CATATGGGTTTGCACAGGAGAGGCCGAGGATCGGCGTTCTGAGATTTACGAATCATACCCGTGCAGGTTGGTGGACCGGGAGCGTGGGTCAGGAACTTCAGGACATGCTCGCGGCGGAACTTGCGGCCACAAAGTCCTTTCAGGTTCTTGAGAGGCGGGAGATTGATGCGGTGCTCGGGGAACAGGATCTCGGAGCCTCTGGCAGGATAGACACACGGACGAGGGCGAAAATAGGGGCAATCAAGGGGGCGAAGTATCTCGTGGCTGCCACAGTGACCTCCTATGAGGAAGATGTGAGCGGAACAGGCGGCGGTTTCGGAGCTTTCGGGGTTCGCATCGGCGGAGAGACGAGAAAGGCTTACATCGCCATAGATTTGAAGGTAATCAATACCACCACTTCAGAGATCGTGGATGCGCGGTCCGTGGAGGCGTCTTCATCGTCAAGCGCCGTGGGGCTTAGCGGGTACCACCATGGTTTTTCCGGAAGTCTGAGTAGCCAGAACAAGACTCCCACGGGAAAAGCCATCAGAGGATGTATTATTGAGGCGGCCGAATATCTCCAATGCTCATTGACAATGCCGAGAGATGATTCTTGCTGGCAGGAGTATGCCGCAAAAGATTCGAGGAGAAAGGAACGGACCAAGGGGTCCATTGACCTGGAGTAG
- a CDS encoding TM2 domain-containing protein, which produces MHCRNCGKEVPVGAEFCMSCGVRPKNGNEFCHNCGVATDAKQEICIKCGARLASASSLGAPGERTKIVAGLLGVLVGGLGIHRFYLGYTVIGIVQIIVTICTLGFGALWGFIEGVLILVGTFSKDKEGNIIR; this is translated from the coding sequence ATGCATTGTAGAAATTGCGGAAAGGAAGTGCCTGTCGGTGCGGAATTTTGTATGTCTTGCGGAGTAAGGCCTAAAAACGGAAACGAGTTCTGTCATAACTGCGGGGTCGCAACGGACGCGAAGCAGGAGATCTGCATAAAATGCGGGGCAAGGCTTGCCAGCGCCTCAAGCCTCGGAGCGCCGGGAGAGAGGACTAAGATTGTAGCCGGATTGCTGGGGGTATTGGTCGGGGGTTTAGGCATCCATCGGTTCTATCTCGGCTACACAGTGATTGGAATTGTGCAGATCATCGTCACCATCTGCACATTAGGGTTTGGAGCCCTGTGGGGATTCATAGAAGGGGTACTGATCTTAGTCGGCACCTTCAGCAAGGACAAAGAGGGAAATATTATAAGGTGA